A single region of the Prochlorococcus marinus str. MIT 0917 genome encodes:
- a CDS encoding TIGR01777 family oxidoreductase, which produces MKLLLTGCTGFIGRELIPLLIREGHNLTVISRQSKEKLIAIANDQSISFIQMNPADSLSWDKEEIQTCLKSCEGVINLAGEPIAEKRWSTDHCKEITNSRIETTKNLIKNLRNLKKPPKVLINASAIGFYGSHPQTEFNEEDTQGDDFLANLCKEWESSAKSKPRSTRLLIVRIGIVLAKDGGALGKMLPIFRAGLGGPIGDGKQWMSWIHRTDLCNLINESVKNSAWSGVVNGVAPNPVRMNEFSNSLGQSLGRPSLLAVPGPILKLILGDGARVVLEGQNVKPQRLKKLKFKFSFPSINDAFKAILA; this is translated from the coding sequence ATGAAATTACTACTTACTGGATGCACTGGTTTTATCGGAAGAGAATTAATTCCTTTGCTAATTAGAGAAGGACACAACCTCACAGTCATATCTAGACAATCCAAAGAAAAACTAATAGCCATAGCTAATGACCAAAGCATCAGTTTCATACAAATGAATCCAGCTGATTCCTTGTCTTGGGATAAAGAAGAAATTCAGACTTGTCTTAAAAGTTGTGAAGGAGTGATCAATCTCGCTGGCGAGCCTATTGCTGAAAAAAGATGGTCAACCGATCACTGTAAAGAAATTACTAATAGTCGCATAGAAACAACAAAGAATCTGATTAAAAACCTTCGAAATCTTAAAAAGCCCCCCAAAGTTCTTATAAATGCATCGGCAATTGGTTTTTATGGCTCACATCCTCAAACTGAATTCAATGAAGAAGATACTCAGGGCGACGATTTCCTAGCAAATCTCTGTAAAGAATGGGAATCTAGTGCCAAAAGCAAACCAAGATCGACTCGCCTTCTAATTGTAAGAATTGGCATCGTATTAGCAAAAGATGGCGGAGCACTAGGAAAAATGCTTCCTATTTTCAGAGCAGGTCTTGGAGGTCCTATAGGAGATGGAAAACAATGGATGAGCTGGATACACAGAACAGATCTTTGTAATCTTATTAACGAAAGTGTAAAGAATTCTGCTTGGTCTGGGGTCGTCAATGGGGTTGCACCAAACCCTGTACGAATGAATGAGTTCTCTAATTCACTTGGTCAATCACTTGGCAGACCTAGTCTTCTCGCAGTTCCTGGGCCGATATTGAAGTTAATTTTAGGAGATGGAGCTCGGGTGGTTTTAGAGGGACA
- a CDS encoding NAD(P)H-quinone oxidoreductase subunit O, with translation MSEQTGKVDDSKSPPKIQKKLRKGDLVKVDREKYSNSLESKASDIELPEYIFQGPGEVLLIKGDYCQVRWRRPVPDVWINSDHIVLY, from the coding sequence ATGTCTGAACAAACCGGAAAAGTAGATGATTCAAAATCACCTCCAAAGATACAAAAGAAACTTAGGAAAGGAGATCTTGTAAAAGTTGATCGTGAAAAATATTCTAATAGCTTAGAATCTAAAGCAAGTGATATTGAATTACCTGAATATATTTTTCAAGGGCCTGGAGAAGTATTATTAATTAAAGGTGATTATTGTCAAGTTAGGTGGAGAAGACCAGTCCCTGATGTTTGGATAAATTCTGATCATATAGTTTTATATTAA